One Malus domestica chromosome 11, GDT2T_hap1 genomic region harbors:
- the LOC103430096 gene encoding probable leucine-rich repeat receptor-like protein kinase At1g68400, giving the protein MPSRRGFNLFLKGLICIGVFSFSIAVCMGGESPEFEALLQFIRAVDPQDVLKVGQNAPMRQNPCIHKWKGVTCNSLATSITEIRLENLNLSGILDVSSLCNLPNLRVVSLARNQIGGTISTSILHCTRLTYLNISSNVLSGRIPKALTKLKYLRRLDISNNHFISTASRSEEGVQPIHTYVKKSRRLQRHGAMKQEKVVNSVAVETESERPSSGSGSDSDTSRPWYKRYECMMPLIVGLGFFLLFMYFAGRKAAKLAEEREILKSLRDSPQNMPPPKVQEGEKPVENRSELVFFVEEHESFKLEDLLEATADLRNQSFCSSLYKVILKNNALYAVKRLKKLQVPFEEFGQTMRQIGIIKHPNILPLVGYNSTNEEKLLIYKFQSNGSLLNLLESYTEGKRDFPWRLRLSIAHGISKGLDFIYQRSDDCIPHGNLKLSNILLDDNDEPLISEYGLSSFFNPKKGCTISSNGYTAPEKMLSEKGDVYSFGVILLELLTGKTVEGTGIDLPKWVTAMVKEEWTGEVFDKEVAKAAKEWAFPLLNIALKCVSASPTNRPTAENVYGKIEEVINDTPNSSDCTTECSGYQENCCMLHSIIPETWDSPGSNY; this is encoded by the exons ATGCCGAGCAGGAGAGGTTTCAATCTGTTTCTGAAGGGACTGATATGCATTGGGGTGTTTTCTTTCTCAATCGCGGTATGCATGGGAGGCGAGTCACCAGAGTTTGAAGCTTTGCTGCAATTCATTAGAGCTGTTGATCCTCAAGATGTACTTAAAGTTGGCCAGAATGCACCTATGCGGCAAAATCCCTGCATACATAAGTGGAAGGGTGTGACATGCAACTCACTCGCTACTTCGATAACAGAAATCAGGCTTGAAAATTTGAATCTTAGTGGCATACTTGATGTAAGTTCACTATGTAATCTCCCGAATCTTCGAGTTGTTAGCCTAGCAAGAAACCAAATTGGGGGAACTATTTCTACCTCAATATTGCACTGCACAAGGCTAACATATTTGAATATAAGCAGCAATGTTCTGAGTGGAAGGATACCCAAGGCTCTGACTAAACTGAAATATCTGAGGAGACTGGACATCTCCAACAATCATTTTATTAGCACCGCCTCACGCTCTGAAGAGGGAGTTCAGCCGATTCATACATACGTGAAGAAATCGAGGAGATTACAGAGACATGGTGCCATGAAGCAGGAAAAGGTAGTAAATTCAGTGGCCGTAGAGACAGAGTCCGAGAGACCAAGCAGTGGCAGTGGAAGTGATTCAGATACATCTAGACCGTGGTACAAGAGATATGAATGCATGATGCCATTAATTGTGGGGCTTGGCTTCTTTCTCTTGTTCATGTACTTTGCGGGAAGGAAGGCTGCTAAGTTAGCTGAAGAGAGGGAGATTCTCAAATCGCTTCGAGACTCGCCTCAGAATATGCCGCCTCCTAAGGTTCAAGAGGGAGAGAAGCCAGTGGAGAACCGGTCGGAGCTCGTCTTCTTTGTTGAAGAACATGAAAGTTTTAAATTGGAAGACCTCCTTGAAGCCACAGCTGACTTGAGAAACCAGTCCTTTTGCAGCAGCCTTTACAAGGTAATACTGAAAAACAATGCCCTATATGCAGtcaaaagattgaagaaatTGCAAGTACCCTTTGAGGAGTTTGGCCAAACAATGAGACAAATAGGGATTATAAAGCATCCCAACATTCTACCACTCGTTGGTTACAATTCCACTAATGAAGAAAAACTTTTGATCTACAAGTTTCAAAGCAATGGAAGTCTGCTAAACCTGCTTGAGA GCTACACAGAAGGTAAGAGGGATTTTCCATGGAGGCTTCGGCTCTCCATAGCACACGGTATTTCAAAGGGGCTAGACTTCATATATCAGAGGTCTGATGACTGCATCCCTCATGGGAATCTCAAGCTTTCAAATATCCTCTTAGATGACAATGATGAACCACTGATTAGCGAGTACGGTCTTTCAAGTTTCTTCAACCCCAAGAAAGGGTGTACCATTTCCTCCAATGGTTACACAGCCCCAGAGAAAATGTTATCAGAAAAGGGAGATGTTTATAGCTTCGGCGTGATTCTTCTGGAGTTACTAACAGGCAAAACTGTTGAAGGAACTGGGATAGACCTTCCTAAGTGGGTGACTGCCATGGTTAAGGAGGAGTGGACTGGGGAGGTCTTCGACAAGGAGGTTGCTAAAGCTGCAAAAGAATGGGCATTTCCTCTTCTTAACATTGCCCTCAAGTGTGTATcagcttcacctacaaacagGCCAACTGCGGAAAATGTTTACGGAAAGATTGAAGAGGTTATAAATGACACTCCAAATTCATCGGATTGTACTACAGAGTGTAGTGGCTACCAAGAAAACTGCTGTATGCTTCACTCCATCATACCTGAGACCTGGGACAGTCCTGGATCAAATTATTAA
- the LOC103425987 gene encoding heterogeneous nuclear ribonucleoprotein 1-like gives MEPDHGKLFIGGISWDTDEERLKEYFRKYGEVVEAVIMRDRATGRARGFGFVVFADPAVAERVVMDKHMIDCRTVEAKKAVPKEDQHILNRTGVVNGSPGPGRTKKIFVGGLASTVTESDFKKYFDQFGTVTDVVVMYDHNTQRPRGFGFITYDSEEAVDRVLHKTFHELNGKMVEVKRAVPKELSPGPSRSPMIGYNYSPGRTNSLLNSYAQGYNTSPIGGFGINVDTRFNPISSGRSGLSPFGTSGYGIGMNMEPGLSPTYGGNSNFVSSLGYARMLSPFYSGNSNRYSTPIGYNAGNGRRSPVVNSTTRNVWRNSGINNNSNPASTGACLSSANGGFEVTIGNNGSNWGANSFSTEGRGSDSGYNSANGYGSGGSSFGLGGGGYGRNGGTGIAPTSSFPGSTVGYEGFYGDLYQNGSVYGDSTWRSSSPDLDGSSTFGYGLSDLPADITAKSSGGYIGGYNVTSTQPNRGVAA, from the exons ATGGAACCAGATCATGGGAAGCTCTTCATTGGTGGGATTTCCTGGGACACAGATGAGGAACGGCTCAAGGAATATTTCAGGAAGTATGGAGAGGTGGTGGAGGCTGTGATCATGAGGGATCGTGCAACCGGTCGTGCTCGTGGATTCGGGTTTGTTGTCTTTGCGGATCCTGCGGTTGCAGAAAGAGTTGTCATGGATAAGCACATGATCGATTGCCGCACA gtGGAAGCAAAGAAGGCTGTTCCAAAGGAGGATCAGCACATTTTAAACAGAACCGGGGTTGTCAATGGTTCCCCGGGTCCTGGACGCACAAAAAAGATTTTTGTTGGAGGTTTAGCATCCACAGTGACCGAGAGTGACTttaagaagtactttgatcaaTTTGGTACAGTCACTGATGTTGTAGTAATGTATGATCACAACACTCAAAGGCCAAGAGGCTTCGGATTTATCACTTATGACTCGGAGGAGGCTGTTGACAGAGTTCTGCATAAAACATTTCATGAACTCAATGGTAAGATGGTTGAGGTCAAGAGGGCAGTCCCTAAGGAGCTATCCCCAGGACCCAGCCGGAGCCCTATGATAGGATACAACTATAGTCCGGGTAGGACCAATAGTTTGCTTAACAGCTATGCTCAGGGTTATAATACGAGCCCAATCGGAGGTTTTGGCATTAATGTGGACACCAGGTTCAATCCAATCTCTAGTGGTCGTAGCGGGTTGTCTCCATTTGGCACTTCTGGATATGGAATAGGTATGAATATGGAGCCAGGGTTGAGCCCAACCTATGGCGGAAATTCCAACTTTGTCAGTAGTCTAGGATATGCACGGATGTTGAGCCCCTTTTATAGTGGCAATTCAAACAGGTATAGTACCCCTATTGGATATAATGCCGGTAATGGAAGGAGAAGTCCTGTAGTAAACTCAACTACTCGGAATGTCTGGCGAAATAGTGGCATCAACAATAACTCAAACCCTGCCAGTACCGGGGCCTGCTTGAGCTCTGCAAATGGAGGTTTTGAAGTTACGATTGGAAACAATGGTTCAAATTGGGGCGCTAATTCTTTTTCAACTGAAGGTAGAGGCAGTGATTCTGGCTATAATAGTGCCAATGGTTATGGAAGTGGAGGTAGCAGCTTTGGGTTGGGAGGAGGAGGATATGGAAGAAACGGTGGCACTGGTATAGCCCCAACTTCATCATTTCCCGGATCAACTGTTGGTTATGAGGGCTTTTATGGGGACTTGTACCAGAACGGTTCAGTTTATGGCGACTCAACTTGGCGCTCAAGCAGTCCTGATCTAGATGGTTCTAGCACATTCGGTTATGGGCTGAGCGATTTACCTGCAGACATCACAGCCAAAAGTTCTGGTGGCTATATTGGAGGTTACAACGTTACCAGTACACAACCAAATAGAG